Proteins encoded by one window of Halorubrum ruber:
- the flaJ gene encoding archaellar assembly protein FlaJ, giving the protein MAVKQFGDGLATAAQLTSEVMESYEQLDISKGKYVGLVLLPAVFVFLGSVVGLVALPLPFAARVPIPMFGGLVLFAAVIYPKIYLSSLETKIDNQLHLVMTHMTVLSTTNIDRMEVFRTLAQEEEYGVAAEEIGRVVHLVDTWNQSLDDACRRRAQEVPSDAMADFFDRLGYTMGAGQSLEEFLVSEQDVMLAQYETRYESALSNLEVMKDLYMSMILSMTFALVFAVVLPILTGNDPTATVAAVIVLFVFVQLGFYAMIRATSPYDPIWYHPDERAPGDVKLWGSLIGGGGLTFVLIGITAAGMFGYGPGLPGLLFFLDDVRLPLYLAVPISPLIITGVVLRQEEQAITARDGEFPSFVRALGATESAKQSTTTDVLTTLRDKNFGELSEAIERLYRRLNMRISTEGAWRAFTRDTRSYLIQKFSEMYLVGRRMGGDPKMLGELISKNMNAVNQLREQRRQAAMTFIGLLYGITAAATFAFFIGLEIVAILADLTSDFGLDQMDIGQIVYPGAYDIPLIEYLLLTVVLFNAALSSQMIRRIDGGNPANGYIHFVLLTWLGAGTAIATRTLVNAILSI; this is encoded by the coding sequence ATGGCGGTGAAACAGTTCGGCGACGGGCTCGCGACGGCCGCGCAGCTCACCTCCGAGGTGATGGAGTCGTACGAGCAGCTCGACATCTCCAAGGGGAAGTACGTCGGCCTCGTGCTGCTGCCGGCCGTGTTCGTGTTCCTCGGCAGCGTCGTCGGGCTGGTCGCGCTCCCGCTCCCCTTCGCCGCCCGGGTCCCGATCCCGATGTTCGGCGGGCTCGTCCTGTTCGCGGCCGTCATCTACCCGAAGATCTACCTCTCAAGCCTTGAGACGAAGATCGACAACCAGCTGCACCTCGTGATGACCCACATGACGGTGCTGTCGACGACGAACATCGACCGGATGGAGGTGTTCCGGACGCTGGCCCAAGAGGAGGAGTACGGCGTCGCCGCCGAGGAGATCGGCCGCGTCGTCCACCTCGTCGACACGTGGAACCAGAGCCTCGACGACGCGTGTCGCCGCCGCGCGCAGGAGGTTCCCTCCGACGCGATGGCCGACTTCTTCGACCGCCTCGGCTACACGATGGGCGCGGGCCAGTCGCTCGAGGAGTTCCTCGTCTCCGAGCAGGACGTCATGCTCGCGCAGTACGAGACGCGCTACGAGTCCGCGCTCTCGAACTTGGAGGTGATGAAGGACCTGTACATGTCGATGATCCTCTCGATGACGTTCGCCCTCGTGTTCGCCGTCGTCCTCCCGATCCTCACCGGCAACGACCCGACTGCGACGGTGGCGGCCGTCATCGTCCTCTTCGTGTTCGTCCAGCTCGGCTTCTACGCGATGATCCGCGCGACGTCGCCGTACGACCCGATCTGGTACCACCCGGACGAGCGCGCGCCCGGCGACGTGAAGCTGTGGGGGTCGCTGATCGGCGGCGGCGGGCTCACCTTCGTCCTCATCGGGATCACGGCCGCCGGGATGTTCGGCTACGGTCCCGGGCTCCCCGGCCTCCTCTTCTTCCTCGACGACGTCCGGCTCCCGCTGTACCTCGCGGTCCCCATCTCGCCGCTCATCATCACCGGGGTAGTCCTCCGGCAGGAGGAGCAGGCGATCACCGCCCGCGACGGCGAGTTCCCGTCGTTCGTGCGCGCGCTGGGCGCGACCGAGAGCGCGAAGCAGTCGACGACCACGGACGTGCTGACGACGCTGCGCGACAAGAACTTCGGCGAGCTCTCCGAGGCGATCGAGCGGCTCTACCGCCGTCTCAACATGCGGATCAGCACCGAGGGTGCGTGGCGGGCGTTCACGCGTGACACGCGCTCGTACCTCATCCAGAAGTTCTCCGAGATGTACCTCGTCGGCCGGCGGATGGGCGGGGACCCGAAGATGCTCGGCGAGCTGATCTCGAAGAACATGAACGCCGTCAACCAGCTGCGCGAGCAGCGCCGCCAGGCGGCGATGACGTTCATCGGGCTGCTGTACGGGATCACCGCGGCCGCGACGTTCGCCTTCTTCATCGGGCTGGAGATCGTCGCGATCTTGGCCGACCTGACCTCCGACTTCGGGCTCGACCAGATGGATATCGGCCAGATCGTCTACCCCGGCGCCTACGACATTCCGCTCATCGAGTACCTCCTCCTGACGGTCGTGCTGTTCAACGCGGCGCTCTCCTCGCAGATGATCCGCCGGATCGACGGCGGCAACCCCGCGAACGGCTACATCCACTTCGTCCTCCTGACGTGGCTCGGCGCGGGCACCGCCATCGCGACGCGGACGCTCGTCAACGCGATCCTGTCGATCTGA
- a CDS encoding nicotinate phosphoribosyltransferase — translation MSEFDIVDAAAVREGRATDAYFERTEAALEAAGRNPRVVAEVTADQFPDGEFELFAGLGNAVELLAGRDVDVDAIPEGRLFDGGPVMRIEGPYLEFARLETSLLGFLSHASGMATGALDCRTAAPDSQILSFGARHVHPAMTAAVERSALVGGFDGFSHVAAGELIGREASGTMPHALAICFGRGEQEAAWRAYDEGVPEDAPRIALCDTYSDEVDEALRAVETLGDDLDGVRLDTTGSRRGDFRHIIREVGLELDVRGHEDVDVYVSGGLGPADLRDLRDVVDGFGVGGYVSNADPVDFALDLVAVDGEPAAKRGKLSGAKDVYRTADGAHAVGLAERSGPEGAESLMEPVIRDGEVVAEDAFDLSAATERALADAAAVGYGNDG, via the coding sequence ATGAGCGAGTTCGACATCGTCGACGCGGCCGCGGTCCGGGAGGGGCGCGCGACCGACGCGTACTTCGAGCGGACCGAGGCGGCGCTGGAGGCGGCCGGGCGGAACCCCCGCGTGGTCGCCGAGGTGACCGCGGACCAGTTCCCGGACGGGGAGTTCGAGCTGTTCGCCGGGCTCGGGAACGCCGTCGAGCTGCTGGCCGGCCGCGACGTCGACGTCGATGCGATCCCGGAGGGGCGCCTGTTCGACGGCGGCCCGGTGATGCGGATCGAGGGGCCGTACCTGGAGTTCGCGCGGCTGGAGACGTCGCTGCTCGGGTTCCTCTCGCACGCCTCCGGCATGGCGACGGGGGCGCTCGACTGCCGGACTGCCGCGCCCGACTCGCAGATCCTCTCGTTCGGGGCGCGCCACGTCCACCCCGCGATGACCGCGGCGGTCGAGCGGTCGGCGCTGGTGGGCGGGTTCGACGGCTTCTCGCACGTCGCGGCCGGCGAGCTGATCGGCCGGGAGGCGTCCGGGACGATGCCGCACGCGCTCGCCATCTGCTTCGGGCGCGGCGAACAGGAGGCCGCGTGGCGCGCCTACGACGAGGGCGTCCCCGAGGACGCACCGCGGATCGCGCTGTGTGACACCTACTCCGACGAGGTCGACGAGGCCCTCCGCGCGGTCGAGACGCTCGGCGACGACCTCGACGGCGTCCGCCTCGACACGACCGGCTCCCGGCGCGGCGACTTTCGGCACATCATCCGCGAGGTCGGGTTGGAACTCGACGTGCGCGGCCACGAGGACGTCGACGTGTACGTCTCCGGCGGACTGGGGCCTGCGGACCTCCGCGACCTGCGCGACGTCGTCGACGGGTTCGGCGTCGGCGGGTACGTCTCGAACGCGGACCCGGTCGACTTCGCGCTCGACCTCGTCGCCGTCGACGGCGAGCCGGCGGCCAAGCGGGGGAAGCTCTCGGGCGCGAAGGACGTCTACCGCACCGCCGACGGCGCACACGCGGTCGGGCTCGCGGAGCGCTCGGGGCCCGAGGGCGCGGAGTCGCTCATGGAACCCGTGATCCGCGACGGCGAGGTGGTCGCCGAGGACGCCTTCGACCTGTCGGCGGCGACGGAGCGGGCGCTCGCGGACGCGGCGGCGGTCGGGTACGGGAACGACGGCTGA
- a CDS encoding TIGR00296 family protein has protein sequence MSEAQTVQLSYDDGARAVELAREAVESFVRHGQREQPGSMREAFYARTGAFVRLESTRGRGRLRGCAGAWDTSDQLGHAIVEAAIKAASGDSCGSEVEPKELDNITVSVFVVSNTVLTNDPAEDLEVGTHGVAVDSGNAHGWLYPTVPVENGWSAAEFLSRTCRKAKLSPTAWQEEDTMVTLIEGQVFRERADGGAVEEL, from the coding sequence ATGTCCGAGGCTCAGACCGTTCAGCTGTCGTACGACGACGGTGCACGAGCGGTCGAACTCGCGCGGGAGGCGGTCGAGTCGTTCGTTCGACACGGGCAACGCGAACAGCCCGGCAGCATGCGAGAGGCGTTCTACGCCCGCACCGGGGCGTTCGTTCGATTGGAGTCCACCAGGGGCCGCGGCCGTCTCCGCGGCTGCGCCGGCGCCTGGGACACCTCAGATCAGCTCGGCCACGCGATCGTCGAGGCCGCCATCAAGGCGGCCTCGGGCGACTCCTGCGGCTCCGAGGTCGAGCCGAAGGAACTGGACAACATCACCGTCTCCGTGTTCGTCGTCTCCAACACCGTCCTCACGAACGACCCCGCCGAGGACCTCGAGGTCGGCACCCACGGCGTCGCCGTCGACAGCGGCAACGCCCACGGCTGGCTCTACCCGACGGTCCCCGTCGAGAACGGCTGGTCGGCCGCGGAGTTCCTCTCGCGCACCTGCCGCAAGGCGAAGCTCTCGCCGACCGCGTGGCAGGAGGAGGACACGATGGTGACGCTCATCGAGGGCCAGGTGTTCCGAGAGCGCGCCGACGGCGGCGCAGTCGAAGAGCTGTAG
- a CDS encoding type II/IV secretion system ATPase subunit produces the protein MTEHGTAKPSEELRKAAMRRPHLREHLREFKQITGEFPQFIEEPKDEYESDRPNVIYPVGGPIYSHIYGDLGQDTKYYAIEPEVSGPQAEILNEVKNRLLTVSGQHTAPENEAEYDDLIEELLEEVTHVDDSSTGWRRGLSKLKNFGKLSVTEETYENIRYRLNRDIVGLGPLEPVMRDPANEDIHVIGPKECHVDHGTYGMLETTVDFGTPKEFDNWLRNMGERIGDPLSDSDPIVDSTLPDGSRINIIYSDDVSLKGSSLTIRQGEEVPLSINQITNWGTLSPELAAYLWLCLENEQTVFVVGETASGKTTTLNAILSYIPDDSKIYTAEDTAEVIPPHSTWQQLLTREGGGEGSSDVDMFDLVAAALRSRPDYIIVGEVRGAEGRMAFQAAQTGHPVMLTFHASDIVSMIQRFTSEPINVPETFMDNADVALFQNRVKQGDQVLRRVTSVQEIEGYSKEMEGVVTREVFSWDPVEDEIVFQGMNNSYVLEEQIATLLGYADTRDIYDDLDFRAELIERMIQEGILGYHEVNDAINSFQRDGVEGLPFDMHRNTR, from the coding sequence ATGACCGAACACGGCACCGCCAAACCGTCCGAGGAGCTCCGCAAGGCGGCCATGCGGCGGCCGCACCTCCGGGAGCACCTCCGCGAGTTCAAACAGATCACGGGGGAGTTCCCGCAGTTCATCGAGGAGCCGAAAGACGAGTACGAGTCCGACCGGCCGAACGTCATCTACCCGGTCGGCGGCCCCATCTACAGCCACATCTACGGCGACCTCGGGCAGGACACGAAGTACTACGCCATCGAGCCGGAGGTGTCCGGCCCGCAGGCGGAGATCCTCAACGAGGTGAAAAACCGGCTGCTCACCGTGAGCGGCCAGCACACCGCGCCGGAGAACGAGGCGGAGTACGACGACCTCATCGAGGAGCTGTTAGAGGAGGTGACCCACGTCGACGACAGTTCAACCGGCTGGCGTCGCGGGCTCTCGAAGCTGAAGAACTTCGGGAAGCTGTCGGTCACCGAGGAGACGTACGAGAACATCCGCTACCGGCTCAACCGCGACATCGTCGGGCTCGGCCCGCTCGAACCGGTGATGCGTGACCCGGCAAACGAGGACATTCATGTCATCGGCCCCAAGGAGTGTCACGTCGATCACGGCACCTACGGCATGCTGGAGACGACCGTCGACTTCGGCACCCCGAAGGAGTTCGACAACTGGCTGCGCAACATGGGCGAGCGGATCGGCGACCCGCTCTCCGACTCCGACCCCATCGTCGACTCCACGCTGCCCGATGGGTCGCGTATCAACATCATCTACTCCGACGACGTCTCGCTGAAGGGCTCCTCGCTCACGATCCGGCAGGGCGAGGAGGTGCCGCTGTCGATCAACCAGATCACCAACTGGGGGACGCTCTCGCCCGAACTCGCGGCGTACCTCTGGCTCTGCCTCGAAAACGAGCAGACGGTGTTCGTGGTCGGGGAGACGGCGTCCGGGAAGACGACGACGCTGAACGCCATCCTCTCGTACATCCCGGACGACTCGAAGATCTACACCGCGGAGGACACCGCCGAGGTCATCCCGCCCCACAGCACCTGGCAGCAGCTGTTGACCCGCGAGGGCGGCGGCGAGGGCTCCTCCGATGTCGACATGTTCGACTTAGTCGCCGCCGCGCTGCGGTCGCGCCCCGACTACATCATCGTGGGTGAGGTGCGGGGCGCCGAGGGACGCATGGCGTTCCAGGCGGCCCAGACCGGCCACCCGGTCATGCTGACGTTCCACGCGTCCGACATCGTCTCGATGATCCAGCGGTTCACCTCCGAGCCGATCAACGTCCCCGAGACGTTCATGGACAACGCCGACGTGGCGCTGTTCCAGAACCGCGTGAAACAGGGCGATCAGGTCCTGCGCCGCGTGACGAGCGTCCAGGAGATCGAGGGGTACTCCAAGGAGATGGAGGGGGTCGTCACCCGCGAGGTGTTCAGCTGGGACCCCGTCGAAGACGAGATCGTCTTTCAGGGGATGAACAACTCCTACGTGCTCGAAGAGCAGATCGCGACGCTGCTCGGGTACGCGGACACCCGCGACATCTACGACGACCTCGACTTCCGCGCGGAGCTGATCGAGCGGATGATTCAGGAGGGAATCCTCGGCTACCACGAGGTGAACGACGCGATCAACTCGTTCCAGCGCGACGGCGTCGAGGGGCTCCCCTTCGACATGCACCGGAACACGAGGTAG
- the htpX gene encoding zinc metalloprotease HtpX, whose amino-acid sequence MDWKTDWGLRGRMGFTMFLLFALYVVFIGVLIEVFNVGIIFTLAMFGAFSLAQYFFSDKLALRSMGAREVSADEYPDLHRRIERLSQQADLPKPTVAVADTQVPNAFATGRNKKNATVAVTTGLLQALDEDELDGVLAHELAHVKNRDVMVMTIASFLSTIAFFIVRWGWLFSGDNRQGAPVIVAILVSIVVWVISFLLIRALSRYREYSADRGAALITGQPGALASALMTIDGRMDKVPKEDLREEAEMNAFFIIPIKAGFVGKIASTHPSTENRIEKLRELEKEMETA is encoded by the coding sequence ATGGACTGGAAGACAGACTGGGGACTCCGTGGACGGATGGGGTTCACGATGTTCCTCCTCTTCGCCCTCTACGTCGTGTTCATCGGTGTCCTGATCGAGGTGTTCAACGTCGGGATCATCTTCACGCTCGCGATGTTCGGCGCGTTCTCGCTCGCGCAGTACTTCTTCAGCGACAAGCTGGCGCTGCGGAGCATGGGCGCCCGGGAAGTGAGCGCCGACGAGTACCCGGACCTCCACCGCCGGATCGAGCGGCTGAGCCAGCAGGCCGACCTCCCGAAGCCGACGGTCGCGGTCGCGGACACGCAGGTGCCGAACGCGTTCGCGACCGGCCGGAACAAGAAGAACGCCACCGTCGCGGTGACCACCGGGCTGCTCCAGGCGCTCGACGAGGACGAGCTCGACGGCGTGCTCGCCCACGAGCTCGCCCACGTCAAGAACCGCGACGTGATGGTGATGACCATCGCGTCGTTCCTCTCCACTATCGCCTTCTTCATCGTCCGGTGGGGGTGGCTGTTCAGCGGCGACAACCGGCAGGGCGCGCCCGTCATCGTGGCGATCCTCGTGTCGATCGTGGTGTGGGTGATCTCGTTCCTGCTCATCCGCGCGCTCTCGCGCTACCGCGAGTACTCCGCCGACCGCGGCGCGGCGCTCATCACCGGACAGCCCGGCGCGCTCGCCTCGGCGCTGATGACGATTGACGGCCGGATGGACAAGGTGCCCAAAGAGGACCTCCGCGAGGAGGCGGAGATGAACGCGTTCTTCATCATCCCGATCAAGGCCGGCTTCGTCGGCAAGATCGCCTCGACGCACCCCTCGACGGAGAACCGCATCGAGAAGCTCCGTGAGTTGGAAAAGGAGATGGAGACGGCTTGA
- a CDS encoding HVO_2523 family zinc finger protein — protein sequence MSDEPENDGGRPCPVCETPMYHRHCKYVCPAHGVVYDCSDTFY from the coding sequence GTGAGCGACGAACCGGAGAACGACGGCGGCCGCCCGTGTCCGGTCTGCGAGACGCCGATGTACCACCGGCACTGTAAGTACGTCTGTCCGGCTCACGGCGTCGTCTACGACTGTAGCGACACGTTCTACTGA
- a CDS encoding cysteine hydrolase family protein — MAFDPTATAVVVVDMQNGFCHPDGSLYAEPSEAAVEPVTALVDRAREAGASVVYTRDVHPPEQFDETHYYDEFDRWGEHVVEGSWDAELVADLDVRDDDHVVEKHTYDAFYQTDLEGHLDAHGVDDLLICGTLANVCVLHTAGSAGLRDYRPVVVEDALGYITEEHREYAVDHADWLFGETTTRDEVAFA; from the coding sequence ATGGCGTTCGATCCGACAGCAACCGCGGTGGTCGTCGTCGACATGCAAAACGGGTTCTGTCACCCGGACGGGAGCCTCTACGCCGAGCCGAGCGAGGCGGCGGTCGAGCCCGTGACGGCGCTCGTCGACCGCGCCCGCGAGGCCGGCGCGAGCGTCGTCTACACCCGCGACGTCCACCCGCCCGAGCAGTTCGACGAGACCCACTACTACGACGAGTTCGACCGGTGGGGCGAACACGTCGTCGAGGGGTCGTGGGACGCCGAACTCGTCGCCGACCTCGACGTGCGCGACGACGACCACGTCGTCGAGAAGCACACCTACGACGCCTTCTATCAGACCGACCTGGAGGGGCACCTCGACGCGCACGGGGTCGACGATCTACTGATCTGCGGGACGCTCGCGAACGTCTGCGTCCTCCACACCGCCGGCAGCGCGGGACTCCGGGACTACCGCCCGGTCGTCGTCGAGGACGCGCTCGGCTACATCACCGAGGAGCACCGCGAGTACGCCGTCGACCACGCCGACTGGCTGTTCGGCGAGACGACGACGCGCGACGAGGTCGCGTTCGCGTAG
- a CDS encoding Hvo_1808 family surface protein: protein MRRVLTPSTATAVVAAVALLCVACTAGVAAAPDAGAAPSASGSGPTEPGATLSASADECDTGDGTELVGCWNGTHYEESVDFEETDGLNESQLSALTDLTMARVEHVRERPFKEDVPVETVTRSEYANDTASGNSSEAFRRWNDGVWEALFVVGDDTNANDEIDSVFGGAVSGFYSPSQDRIVIVVPDGESPDIDPSTLAHELLHAMQDQYHDLTDPRYVGATQDGDLAVDGIIEGEAVHVEERYAARCADNWTCAEAPESDGGGGGADFNFGILQTVLQPYGDGALYVRELRDEGGWAAVNATMNDPPESTAEVIHRNPDYEEGNVTFEDTATDGWETYPDQGVEGAETAGEASMFVMFWYQSLEYDHAVLEPDATVRQNVQIHLDAEAELETRQVYNYAHPVTAGWAGDELYPYQNGDRDGYVWATEWQTEDDAAAFRDAYVRMLTAHGDGEYADGTVYEIGSESDFPGAYGVERDGTSVTVTHAPSPEGVLELRPDADLALPDAGGSDGANGDGTDDGNTTDGSDGTDGSGSDGTDGDGGSGSDGTDGDGGSGSDGTDGDGENGGGDTGDSTPGFGVATALVALAAALGLFARRST from the coding sequence ATGCGACGGGTTCTCACCCCCTCGACCGCGACCGCGGTCGTCGCCGCGGTCGCCCTCCTGTGTGTCGCCTGCACTGCCGGCGTCGCCGCCGCTCCGGACGCCGGCGCAGCGCCCTCCGCCTCCGGCAGCGGGCCGACGGAGCCGGGCGCAACGCTCTCCGCGTCCGCCGACGAGTGCGACACCGGCGACGGCACCGAACTGGTGGGCTGTTGGAACGGGACCCACTACGAGGAGTCGGTGGACTTCGAGGAGACGGACGGACTCAACGAGTCCCAGCTGTCGGCGCTGACGGACCTGACGATGGCGCGCGTCGAACACGTCCGAGAGCGACCGTTCAAGGAAGACGTGCCGGTCGAGACGGTCACCCGGAGCGAGTACGCCAACGACACCGCGAGCGGCAACAGCTCCGAGGCGTTCCGGCGCTGGAACGACGGGGTGTGGGAGGCGCTGTTCGTCGTCGGCGACGACACGAACGCGAACGACGAGATCGACTCGGTGTTCGGCGGCGCGGTCTCCGGCTTCTACTCGCCCTCGCAGGACCGGATCGTCATCGTCGTCCCCGACGGCGAGTCCCCCGACATCGACCCCTCCACGCTCGCACACGAGCTGCTCCACGCGATGCAAGACCAGTACCACGACCTCACCGACCCGCGCTACGTCGGCGCGACGCAGGACGGCGACCTCGCGGTCGACGGGATCATCGAGGGGGAGGCGGTCCACGTCGAGGAGCGGTACGCCGCCCGCTGTGCCGACAACTGGACCTGCGCCGAGGCGCCCGAGAGCGACGGGGGCGGCGGCGGCGCCGACTTCAACTTCGGCATCCTCCAGACCGTCCTCCAGCCGTACGGAGACGGCGCGCTGTACGTCCGCGAGCTCCGCGACGAGGGCGGGTGGGCGGCGGTCAACGCGACGATGAACGACCCGCCGGAGTCGACGGCGGAGGTCATCCACCGGAACCCGGACTACGAGGAGGGCAACGTCACGTTCGAAGACACCGCGACCGACGGGTGGGAAACGTACCCGGATCAGGGGGTCGAGGGCGCGGAGACCGCTGGCGAGGCGTCGATGTTCGTGATGTTCTGGTATCAGAGCTTAGAGTACGATCACGCCGTGTTAGAGCCCGACGCGACCGTCCGGCAGAACGTCCAGATCCACCTCGACGCCGAGGCCGAGCTCGAAACGCGGCAGGTCTACAACTACGCGCACCCCGTGACGGCCGGCTGGGCCGGCGACGAGCTGTACCCCTACCAGAACGGCGACCGCGACGGCTACGTCTGGGCGACCGAGTGGCAGACCGAGGACGACGCCGCGGCGTTCCGCGACGCCTACGTGCGGATGCTGACCGCGCACGGCGACGGCGAGTACGCCGACGGCACCGTCTACGAGATCGGTTCGGAGAGCGACTTCCCCGGCGCGTACGGCGTCGAGCGCGACGGGACGAGCGTGACGGTAACGCACGCGCCCTCGCCGGAGGGCGTCCTCGAACTCCGCCCGGACGCCGACCTCGCGCTCCCGGACGCCGGCGGGAGCGACGGCGCGAACGGCGACGGCACGGACGACGGAAACACCACGGACGGGAGCGACGGTACGGACGGGAGCGGAAGCGACGGCACGGACGGCGACGGCGGGAGCGGAAGCGACGGCACGGACGGCGACGGCGGGAGCGGAAGCGACGGCACGGACGGCGACGGCGAGAACGGAGGCGGTGACACCGGCGATAGCACGCCCGGATTCGGCGTCGCGACGGCGCTCGTCGCGCTCGCCGCGGCGCTCGGGCTGTTCGCGCGACGGTCGACGTAG
- a CDS encoding MarR family transcriptional regulator, which yields MPVDFESYRPSDLPDEDTNGRRILEFLARNPELGFRPSELAEELDIPRGSVGTTLRRLEQRGLVRHKGEYWAINAEAYDAHTAAQIGLRAVADAFAGDGYDRTDDWDADLPDLDADESGDESTDG from the coding sequence ATGCCGGTCGACTTCGAGAGCTACCGTCCGAGCGACCTTCCGGACGAAGACACCAACGGGCGTCGGATCCTCGAGTTCCTCGCTCGGAACCCGGAGCTGGGATTCCGGCCGAGCGAGCTCGCGGAGGAGCTCGACATCCCCCGCGGGAGCGTCGGCACGACCCTCAGGCGACTCGAACAGCGGGGGCTCGTGCGGCACAAAGGCGAGTACTGGGCCATCAACGCCGAGGCGTACGACGCCCACACCGCAGCCCAGATCGGTCTCCGCGCGGTCGCGGACGCGTTCGCGGGCGACGGCTACGACCGGACCGACGACTGGGACGCCGACCTTCCGGATCTCGACGCGGACGAGTCGGGAGACGAATCGACCGACGGCTGA
- a CDS encoding NAD-dependent epimerase/dehydratase family protein — METVLVTGGRGASGRWVVDRLAGDYEVVVVDYDHPGLGVDPAPNVSFRAADLAERDQALDVVAAVDPDAVVHWAAIPVAGTHPEGRVFETNALAAKHVLDAAGRADAPVVQASSDGAYGFFFADPTPFPDELPVTEAHPLRPEDPYGLSKVTAEAAAGAVARRHDVPAVSLRPSWIQYPGDYACRAEEYVTDLDAGAGNFWSYVDARDVADLVAAALADLLGDDPAVAPGTHEAVNCVAADNALGRPLLDLLRESYGEIPDDCAVDERELAEGDDRGAYAIEKAAQLFGWAPSRSWRDAADEAVEEPTLFEE, encoded by the coding sequence ATGGAGACAGTCCTCGTCACGGGCGGCCGCGGCGCCTCCGGGCGCTGGGTCGTCGACCGGCTCGCCGGCGACTACGAGGTCGTCGTCGTCGACTACGACCACCCCGGACTCGGCGTCGACCCGGCCCCGAACGTCTCGTTCCGCGCGGCCGACCTGGCCGAGCGCGACCAGGCGCTCGACGTCGTCGCCGCCGTCGACCCCGACGCGGTCGTCCACTGGGCCGCGATCCCCGTCGCCGGCACGCACCCCGAGGGGCGGGTGTTCGAGACGAACGCGCTCGCCGCGAAACACGTCCTCGACGCGGCCGGCCGGGCGGACGCCCCGGTCGTTCAGGCCTCCAGCGACGGCGCCTACGGCTTCTTCTTCGCCGATCCCACTCCCTTCCCGGACGAGCTTCCGGTCACCGAGGCCCACCCGCTCCGCCCCGAGGACCCGTACGGGCTCTCGAAGGTGACCGCGGAGGCGGCCGCGGGCGCGGTCGCGCGGCGCCACGACGTGCCCGCGGTCTCGCTCCGCCCGTCGTGGATCCAGTACCCCGGCGACTACGCCTGTCGCGCGGAGGAGTACGTGACCGACCTCGACGCGGGCGCCGGTAACTTCTGGTCGTACGTCGACGCCCGCGACGTCGCCGACCTCGTCGCGGCCGCGCTCGCGGACCTCCTCGGCGACGACCCCGCCGTCGCCCCCGGCACCCACGAGGCGGTCAACTGCGTCGCGGCCGACAACGCGCTCGGCCGACCCCTACTCGACCTCCTGCGTGAGTCGTATGGCGAGATTCCCGACGACTGCGCGGTCGACGAGCGCGAACTCGCCGAGGGCGACGACCGCGGCGCCTACGCGATCGAGAAGGCGGCGCAGCTGTTCGGGTGGGCGCCGTCGCGCTCGTGGCGCGACGCGGCCGACGAGGCGGTCGAGGAGCCGACGCTGTTCGAGGAGTAG